Proteins encoded together in one Microplitis mediator isolate UGA2020A chromosome 7, iyMicMedi2.1, whole genome shotgun sequence window:
- the LOC130671222 gene encoding uncharacterized protein LOC130671222 encodes MMLLITLVVITQSFGIQGAVDIVLEDTECPFYDKEYFLEPEVFVNNQNQFASNITIIKQLPIETQGHLTILAASMGEYVVSTGIDQTVDLCDIMEDPIVSAPFLSAIGFSQDHCPPEIGHYGTEGYVLDPEALADRVPPNQYMLNITLSYEEKILLLCQSFIKVN; translated from the exons ATGATGTTACTAATCACTCTAGTTGTCATCACTCAATCGTTTGGCAtacag ggAGCCGTAGATATTGTTCTCGAGGACACCGAGTGTCCCTTCTACGATAAGGAATATTTCTTAGAACCTGaagtttttgtaaataatcagAATCAATTTGCTTCAAACATCACTATAATTAAACAACTTCCGATAGAAACTCAA gGACATCTCACAATACTAGCAGCATCAATGGGAGAATATGTTGTGAGTACTGGAATTGATCAAACGGTGGACTTGTGTGATATAATGGAGGACCCTATTGTGTCAGCTCCTTTTCTTAGTGCAATTGGATTTTCTCAAGACCACTGTCCACCGGAAATT GGTCATTATGGAACCGAAGGTTATGTACTTGATCCAGAAGCATTAGCAGATAGAGTGCCACCTAATCAATACATGCTGAATATAACTCTATCATATGAggagaaaatattattactatgcCAATCATtcataaaagttaattaa
- the LOC130671083 gene encoding putative ankyrin repeat protein RF_0381 — translation MAEINKDVLKTMEIFDNMKYGDVRRKIMNGILSVDTTVKISSKYHNLLHEISDELINYGNGHQREDEHDYEITILYLAFYFDDEEFFDYLIKNNANISMTTKNFGHIMTYAIKFKKLKYVVKLIDSGMDASQSLRVLERKEIYPSYTLLQQAVLCNSCEIVEFLISRGASIDINNFEYPRPVLNIAAYNGSAEVMDLLLNKYGCDINKINFFEVAFETPLESALKKESNEKTVKILLNHPTIEINQTNSIGQSYLHVIMALPMSESYAKLVLEAGCDVNLMDKNGKLVIDYPYEYVRLPGNLHLFYQYYDSSMLIVKHHIVKLIVAGFDVCDKNIEAVKGKEFKKIRFTYYDLLHKPQHELALKLKSIDDNVNINEETVESNFPLYGGMINYRLLGHKSQHKLGLRLKSIDDNVNFNEEMVKSKFPLYGGMINNRLARAL, via the exons ATGgcagaaataaataaagatgtaTTGAAAACTATGGAAATTTTCGATAACATGAAATATGGTGATGTGCGTCGTAAAATAATGAATGGGATCTTGTCAGTTGATACCACAGTCAAAATAAGCAGTAAATATCATAACTTACTTCACGAAATTAGTGACGAACTTATTAATTATGGCAATGGTCATCAGCGGGAAGATGAACATGATTACGAAATTACGATTCTTTACCTTGCGTTTTATTTCGATGACGAAGAGTTTTTTGATtatcttattaaaaataacgccAATATTTCAatgacaacaaaaaattttggtcaCATTATGACATAtgctattaaatttaaaaaactaaaatacgTTGTGAAATTAATCGACTCGGGGATGGATGCTAGTCAAAGTTTACGTGTGCtcgaaagaaaagaaatatatcCATCATATACACTATTACAACAAGCTGTTTTATGTAATTCGTGTGAGATTGTTGAGTTTCTTATCAGTCGCGGTGCTTCCATTGAcatcaataattttgaatatcctCGACCAGTACTAAACATTGCTGCGTACAACGGTAGTGCTGAAGTAATGGATTTACTTCTTAATAAATATGGCTGtgacattaataaaattaatttttttgaagtagCATTCGAAACACCTTTAGAAAGCGCgttaaaaaaagaatctaatgaaaaaactgttaaaattttacttaatcaTCCCACAATCGAAATCAACCAAACAAATTCGATAGGGCAATCTTATCTTCATGTTATAATGGCACTACCCATGAGTGAATCATATGCTAAACTTGTACTGGAAGCCGGTTGTGATGTTAATTTAATGGATAAGAATGGAAAATTGGTAATTGATTATCCTTATGAGTATGTTCGTTTACCAGGTAATCTTCATCTGTTTTATCAGTATTACGACAGTAGTATGTTAATTGTGAAACACCATATTGTTAAACTGATAGTTGCTGGTTTCGATGTTTGTGACAAAAACATTGAGGCAGTCAAAGGCAAAGAATTTAAGAAAatac GATTTACGTATTATGATTTACTACATAAACCACAACATGAACTGGCTTTGAAATTGAAATCCATTGACGATAATGTCAATATTAATGAAGAAACGGTTGAATCTAATTTTCCATTGTATGGGGGAATGATTAATTATCGTTTG CTTGGACATAAATCACAACACAAACTGGGTTTGAGATTGAAATCCATTGACGATAATGTCAATTTTAATGAAGAAATGGTTAAATCTAAGTTTCCGTTGTACGGGGGGATGATTAATAATCGTTTGGCAAGAGCattataa